One genomic window of Arthrobacter sp. KBS0703 includes the following:
- a CDS encoding AzlD domain-containing protein has translation MSLWMWLLLACLLAYGWKLMGYLVPASLLRNPRMSRVAGTMTIGLLASLTLVNTVASGQALVVDARLGALATAGVALLFRAPFLVVVLAGAGAAALLRLAGWN, from the coding sequence ATGAGCCTCTGGATGTGGCTGTTGCTGGCCTGCCTGTTGGCCTACGGCTGGAAGCTGATGGGGTATCTTGTGCCGGCCAGCCTGCTGCGCAACCCCCGGATGTCCAGGGTGGCGGGCACCATGACCATCGGGTTGCTCGCGTCGTTGACCCTCGTCAACACAGTAGCGTCGGGTCAGGCGTTGGTGGTCGACGCCCGGCTGGGCGCCCTGGCCACGGCCGGCGTTGCCCTGCTCTTCCGCGCTCCCTTCCTGGTGGTCGTGCTGGCAGGCGCCGGCGCCGCCGCCCTGCTTCGCCTGGCGGGCTGGAACTGA
- a CDS encoding O-methyltransferase, translating to MFEHKPRPEWVAVEEFLSDVVVHPDGALKRAVQSAVDAGMPPIEVTANAGKLLKLLIMSSGARRVLEIGTLAGFSTIWMAQGLPDDGQLVTCEYLTKHADIARANVDAAGLGHKVEIRIGAALDTLAALQAEGGAPFDFVFIDADKENNPKYLDWAVRLGRPGTSIVMDNVVWEGAVLDPSMDEVNAPGIVSALKLMGEDARLDATVIQTVGSKGWDGFALAVVR from the coding sequence ATGTTTGAGCACAAGCCCCGGCCCGAGTGGGTGGCCGTAGAAGAGTTCCTGTCCGACGTCGTGGTCCATCCGGACGGTGCGCTTAAGCGCGCGGTGCAGTCCGCCGTCGACGCCGGCATGCCGCCCATCGAGGTGACCGCCAATGCGGGCAAGCTGCTGAAGCTGCTGATCATGTCTTCCGGCGCGCGCCGGGTGTTGGAGATCGGCACGCTGGCCGGATTCAGCACCATCTGGATGGCCCAGGGACTTCCCGACGACGGCCAGCTGGTCACGTGTGAATATCTCACCAAACACGCGGACATAGCCCGCGCGAATGTGGACGCTGCCGGGCTGGGCCACAAAGTGGAGATCCGGATAGGCGCGGCGCTGGACACGCTTGCTGCGCTGCAGGCCGAGGGCGGCGCACCGTTCGACTTTGTCTTCATCGACGCGGATAAAGAGAACAACCCGAAGTACCTGGACTGGGCTGTCCGGCTGGGCCGGCCGGGAACCAGCATTGTCATGGACAACGTGGTGTGGGAGGGTGCGGTGCTGGATCCGTCCATGGACGAGGTCAACGCCCCGGGGATCGTCAGCGCGCTGAAGCTGATGGGGGAGGACGCCAGGCTCGACGCCACGGTGATCCAGACGGTGGGGTCCAAGGGCTGGGACGGCTTCGCGCTGGCCGTGGTCCGCTAG
- a CDS encoding thiamine-binding protein, with product MLLAFSVAPSGIPADPAYAGAGGAADASVHDAVAAAVSIVRESGLPNKTDSMFTTIEGEWDEVFAVVKRATEAVGKFGSRVSLVIKADIRPGFSGEITAKVDRLESAIAGGS from the coding sequence ATGTTGCTTGCATTTTCAGTCGCCCCGTCCGGAATTCCTGCCGACCCTGCCTACGCGGGGGCCGGTGGCGCAGCGGATGCGTCCGTGCACGACGCCGTGGCCGCCGCCGTCAGCATCGTCCGGGAGTCCGGGCTGCCCAACAAGACCGATTCCATGTTCACCACTATCGAGGGCGAATGGGACGAGGTGTTCGCCGTGGTCAAACGCGCGACGGAGGCGGTGGGCAAGTTCGGCAGCAGGGTGTCCCTGGTGATCAAGGCGGACATCCGGCCCGGCTTCTCGGGTGAGATCACCGCAAAAGTCGATCGCCTGGAAAGCGCCATAGCCGGGGGTTCCTGA
- a CDS encoding SIS domain-containing protein, whose protein sequence is MKAVSRLSRTRVAEAPFAVKAPVDIVLEHLRQVGPAVASLRNESSRLAEWGEELARRLLAGNRLVTAGSAGSAAEVQQFTAELLGRHSGERRPFSVIALRGAPPAAGAGTAGLIEIAQGTAEEAASRVAAHIRADDVLLVVSASGHRHALLDAAAAAKATGAVVWAVTGRAPNPLAQSADEAICINALKPQVREAQLIALQAMSECVSSALRTHAARPEAFPGGV, encoded by the coding sequence ATGAAAGCCGTCAGCCGGTTGTCGCGCACTCGCGTCGCCGAGGCCCCGTTCGCCGTGAAAGCACCGGTGGACATCGTTCTGGAGCACCTGCGCCAGGTGGGTCCCGCCGTCGCCTCGCTCCGGAATGAATCCTCGCGCCTGGCGGAGTGGGGGGAGGAGCTGGCCCGGCGCCTCCTCGCCGGGAACCGGCTGGTTACCGCCGGCAGCGCCGGTTCGGCCGCCGAGGTGCAGCAGTTCACGGCCGAACTGCTGGGCCGCCACTCCGGCGAACGCCGGCCCTTCTCCGTCATCGCTCTCCGCGGAGCCCCTCCGGCGGCCGGGGCGGGAACGGCCGGCCTAATCGAAATTGCGCAGGGCACTGCGGAAGAAGCGGCCAGCAGGGTGGCAGCCCATATTCGCGCCGATGATGTCTTGCTGGTCGTGTCAGCCAGCGGGCACCGGCATGCCTTACTGGACGCGGCCGCGGCGGCCAAGGCGACAGGTGCCGTGGTGTGGGCAGTGACTGGCCGGGCCCCCAATCCGCTGGCACAGTCGGCGGATGAGGCCATCTGCATCAACGCACTCAAGCCCCAGGTCCGGGAAGCGCAGCTGATCGCGCTCCAGGCAATGAGTGAGTGCGTCAGCTCCGCATTGCGCACTCACGCCGCACGGCCAGAGGCCTTCCCGGGCGGCGTTTGA
- a CDS encoding AzlC family ABC transporter permease codes for MPNTWPSRLLQSPAVRVGLSISIATGLYGVSFGALSVTSGLDFWQTMALSLLLFSGGSQFAFIGVVAGGGSGLAAMGAATLLGMRNGIYGMQLNVLLQPKGWRRYAAAQLTIDESTATSTGQTDPAEQQRGFWTAGIGIFVLWNIFTAVGALAGGALGDPKQWGLDGAAVAAFLGLLWPRLKGREPVAIAVVCALATVLAVPFVPAGVPILIAAVVAAAIGWFSHGRRDEGLEPDIDPYTEHHHGPRPGSGTLPGGAA; via the coding sequence ATGCCCAACACCTGGCCCTCCCGGCTCCTGCAGTCCCCGGCGGTGCGCGTAGGCCTGTCCATCAGCATTGCCACCGGGCTGTACGGGGTCTCCTTCGGTGCCCTTTCCGTGACGTCGGGACTCGATTTCTGGCAGACGATGGCCCTCAGCCTGCTGCTGTTTAGCGGAGGCTCCCAGTTCGCGTTCATCGGCGTGGTTGCTGGCGGGGGTTCCGGCCTCGCCGCCATGGGCGCCGCCACGCTGCTGGGGATGCGCAACGGCATTTACGGCATGCAGCTCAACGTGCTGTTGCAGCCCAAGGGCTGGCGCCGCTACGCCGCCGCGCAGCTGACCATCGACGAGTCCACGGCCACGAGCACGGGTCAGACGGACCCTGCCGAGCAGCAGCGCGGCTTCTGGACCGCCGGGATAGGGATCTTTGTGCTCTGGAACATCTTCACGGCAGTCGGGGCGCTGGCTGGCGGCGCGCTCGGCGATCCGAAGCAATGGGGCCTCGACGGCGCGGCTGTGGCGGCGTTCCTGGGCTTGCTGTGGCCGCGGCTCAAGGGCCGTGAACCGGTGGCCATCGCCGTCGTGTGCGCGCTCGCAACCGTGCTGGCCGTGCCGTTCGTTCCCGCGGGCGTCCCCATTTTGATCGCGGCAGTGGTGGCGGCCGCCATCGGCTGGTTCAGCCACGGCCGCCGCGACGAAGGACTGGAACCGGATATCGATCCCTACACCGAGCACCACCACGGGCCGCGCCCCGGCTCCGGCACCCTCCCGGGCGGTGCTGCATGA
- a CDS encoding M1 family metallopeptidase, with translation MSRNPCSSPGGPTVFGRVRRRSPARNRGRLLCLLLLTTALSAQSLPAAGAGPDPDGGYRPGSPGLGDPYYPLDGNGGYDVAHYLLDLSYDPASNVLAGSATIRAEATQNLSAFNLDLDGLTVRSVTVNGEAAAFSRSGTELTVTPREGLRDGREFEAVVRYGGVPKTLAAQFGTSGFIHTDDGSLVIGQPHVAATWFPANDHPSDKAAFTFRITVPEGLQAVANGVLREHETETESGQRRTTWVWNAEEPMATYLATASVGQFRLHAYRDGRISYVDAIDPDLFTPVVMPRTGADFAWSHAGTGSYTRLTRTIRVPQAGARLSFWLTRNIEAGRDFTFVEARTAGASDWTTLPDANGHTSADTGRSCTGLLALHPFLKHYQTSGGKGTCAPAGSSGKWWAATGQGTGWEPWAVNLAGFAGKSVEVSITYVSDNAIPFDGVSVDDITVSIGEGSTSFEKDGNTLDGWTAAGPPAGSPPGAGGWTAGTQGPPSLGDKVQASFKRQPEIIRFLAGFLGPYPFTAAGGIVDDVRNLGFALENQTRPIYSRLFFATPKGGDSVVVHELAHQWVGDDLSVKKWRDIWLNEGFATYAEWLWSEREGRETPQQLFNFYATAIPAEAPFWSVRIGDPGTAALLDFAVYARGAMTLHALRTRVGDEVFFGILKEWTESHAGGNVAGADFIELAGERSGQDLTAFFNTWLYTPSKPAGLNAVALNSPSPARSMPETAQFLQQRLQAAVSSR, from the coding sequence ATGAGCCGCAATCCCTGCTCCTCCCCTGGCGGACCAACAGTGTTCGGGCGCGTCCGCCGGAGATCGCCGGCCCGGAACAGGGGCCGGCTGTTGTGCCTCCTGCTGCTGACCACGGCACTTTCTGCCCAGTCCCTCCCGGCCGCCGGCGCCGGCCCTGATCCCGACGGCGGCTACCGGCCAGGCAGCCCCGGCCTCGGCGATCCGTACTATCCGCTGGACGGCAACGGCGGTTACGACGTCGCCCACTACCTGCTGGACCTCAGCTACGACCCCGCGTCCAACGTCCTTGCCGGTTCCGCCACGATCCGTGCCGAGGCAACGCAGAACCTTTCCGCGTTCAACCTGGACCTGGACGGCCTCACGGTCCGTTCCGTCACGGTGAACGGCGAGGCTGCGGCCTTCAGCCGCAGCGGCACGGAGCTCACAGTGACCCCGCGCGAGGGCCTCAGGGACGGACGGGAGTTCGAAGCCGTCGTGAGGTACGGCGGCGTACCGAAGACCCTTGCCGCCCAGTTCGGCACCTCCGGGTTCATCCACACCGACGACGGCTCTCTGGTGATCGGGCAGCCCCATGTGGCCGCCACGTGGTTCCCCGCCAACGACCACCCGTCGGACAAGGCCGCCTTCACGTTCCGGATCACGGTTCCGGAGGGGCTGCAGGCAGTGGCTAACGGCGTGCTCCGCGAACACGAGACGGAGACGGAATCGGGGCAGCGCCGGACAACCTGGGTCTGGAACGCCGAGGAACCGATGGCCACCTACCTTGCGACCGCGAGCGTCGGCCAGTTCCGGCTCCACGCCTACCGGGACGGCCGGATCAGCTACGTGGACGCCATCGATCCCGACCTCTTCACGCCGGTGGTGATGCCACGGACCGGCGCGGACTTCGCGTGGTCGCACGCCGGCACGGGTTCATACACGCGCCTGACCAGGACCATCCGCGTTCCGCAGGCCGGAGCCCGTCTCTCCTTCTGGCTCACCCGGAACATCGAAGCGGGCCGCGACTTCACCTTTGTGGAAGCGCGAACGGCAGGGGCCTCCGACTGGACCACGCTGCCGGATGCCAACGGCCACACGTCCGCCGATACGGGCCGGTCGTGCACCGGTCTGCTGGCGCTCCACCCGTTCCTGAAGCACTATCAGACGTCCGGCGGCAAGGGAACATGCGCGCCCGCAGGCAGCTCGGGTAAGTGGTGGGCGGCCACGGGGCAGGGCACCGGCTGGGAACCGTGGGCGGTCAACCTGGCCGGTTTCGCAGGGAAAAGCGTGGAAGTCTCGATCACCTATGTCAGTGATAACGCCATCCCCTTTGACGGCGTGTCCGTGGATGACATCACCGTCTCCATCGGGGAAGGCTCCACGTCCTTCGAGAAGGACGGCAACACCCTGGACGGCTGGACGGCAGCCGGCCCTCCTGCCGGCAGTCCTCCCGGCGCAGGCGGCTGGACCGCCGGAACGCAAGGGCCGCCGTCGCTCGGCGACAAAGTCCAGGCGTCCTTCAAGAGGCAGCCGGAGATCATCAGGTTCCTGGCCGGGTTCCTGGGCCCGTACCCGTTCACGGCCGCCGGAGGGATCGTGGATGACGTGCGGAACCTCGGGTTTGCGCTGGAGAACCAGACCAGGCCCATCTATTCCAGGCTCTTCTTTGCCACGCCGAAGGGCGGCGACTCGGTGGTGGTCCACGAGCTGGCACACCAGTGGGTGGGCGATGACCTCTCGGTGAAGAAGTGGCGGGACATCTGGCTCAATGAAGGATTCGCCACCTACGCAGAGTGGCTGTGGAGCGAGCGGGAAGGGCGGGAAACCCCGCAGCAGCTGTTCAACTTCTATGCCACCGCCATTCCCGCGGAAGCACCGTTCTGGTCGGTCCGGATCGGCGATCCCGGAACGGCGGCCCTGCTCGACTTTGCGGTCTACGCACGCGGCGCCATGACGCTGCACGCGCTTCGCACCCGCGTGGGCGACGAGGTGTTCTTCGGCATCCTCAAGGAGTGGACGGAATCCCACGCCGGCGGCAACGTGGCCGGCGCGGACTTCATCGAACTGGCCGGGGAGCGTTCCGGCCAGGACCTGACCGCCTTCTTCAACACGTGGCTCTACACGCCGTCCAAGCCGGCTGGGTTGAACGCAGTTGCACTCAATTCCCCGTCCCCGGCCAGGAGCATGCCGGAGACCGCACAGTTCCTGCAGCAGCGGCTCCAGGCCGCCGTCAGCTCCCGATAG
- a CDS encoding VCBS repeat-containing protein, with the protein MFSQSVKRPMMPDGTNRIEPAHRRSTPTAAARLAPVAAGALLAAALAPLGAVPAGAETAGMGPVDSANGFPTWYSDGTVKLQLCYIANSGCLTEPPDPNSPASYPDNFPDEAFWFNAEASGGNLGLYEAALEAAHVNGPVVDGDQMGFGRLRFRLNNLVAGASYTITHPYGVHTFTAAADPQDPSLGEINVTLDEGCTPSATAACDWASVGASFLGDFASGSTATFLRQDGAAAGTLGDINTARTVTGAPSGTNAVIVTGPDAGGSGVDTLTVNTFTVQGLIDGASDGAPSAPDLAAASDTGRSSTDNVTRVTTPTITGTLPAGASGPVQLIVDAGAPRATTLSGSTYSATLAALPQGVHRVQSRITNPAFAADPTQPQFLVSSTLTFTVDTTAPGVSVTAPFPSTPSLDNTPTLSFSGEAGARFECQLQPSNPIWDATCASPRTWDAQANGTYVFNVRATDAAGNVSALASRTVQIGQGTAAAATPKLQDFNSDGRADIVSRDTAGRLWLYRGNGTGGFLPRLQIGNGWGSMTAMVSTGDFNGDRKADIVARDSAGALWLYRGNGASGFTGRVQIGNGWTGLNNIVAPGDFNGDRKPDLAARDAAGNLYLYLGNGTGGFLGRTQIGNGWNTMNAIVATGDFNSDGKADLAARDTAGNLWLYRGNGFGSFLGRVQIGSGWNGLSVAGTGDFNGDRRADLTARDAAGNLILYRGNGATGFLGKAQIGTGWNTMNAIM; encoded by the coding sequence ATGTTCTCGCAATCCGTGAAACGGCCGATGATGCCGGACGGAACAAACCGCATCGAACCCGCCCACCGCCGGTCCACGCCGACCGCCGCGGCACGTCTCGCCCCTGTTGCTGCGGGGGCCCTGTTGGCCGCCGCACTCGCACCGCTGGGCGCGGTTCCGGCCGGCGCCGAAACGGCCGGAATGGGTCCCGTGGATTCGGCCAACGGCTTCCCCACCTGGTATTCGGACGGAACCGTCAAGCTGCAGTTGTGCTACATCGCCAACAGCGGGTGCCTCACCGAGCCGCCAGACCCGAACTCGCCGGCGTCCTACCCGGACAACTTCCCGGATGAGGCCTTCTGGTTCAATGCCGAGGCCAGCGGCGGGAATCTCGGTCTCTACGAGGCTGCCCTTGAGGCAGCCCACGTTAACGGGCCTGTGGTCGACGGCGACCAGATGGGATTCGGCCGGCTGCGGTTCCGGCTGAACAACCTCGTGGCGGGAGCCTCGTACACCATCACCCACCCCTACGGCGTCCACACCTTCACGGCAGCAGCGGACCCGCAGGATCCGAGCCTGGGTGAAATCAACGTGACCCTCGATGAAGGCTGCACTCCGTCCGCTACGGCTGCCTGTGACTGGGCCAGCGTCGGTGCTTCATTCCTTGGCGACTTCGCCTCGGGATCCACCGCCACCTTCCTCCGCCAGGACGGCGCCGCCGCCGGAACATTGGGCGACATCAATACCGCCAGGACCGTCACGGGCGCCCCGTCCGGCACCAACGCCGTCATCGTGACAGGCCCTGATGCTGGCGGCTCCGGAGTCGACACGCTCACGGTCAACACGTTCACTGTCCAGGGGCTCATAGACGGAGCTTCAGACGGCGCACCGTCCGCTCCCGACCTGGCGGCGGCCAGCGACACCGGCCGTTCCTCGACGGACAACGTCACCCGTGTGACAACACCGACCATCACCGGGACGCTTCCAGCCGGCGCGTCCGGACCCGTTCAGTTGATTGTCGACGCCGGCGCCCCCCGGGCGACAACGCTTTCCGGCTCCACCTACTCCGCAACGCTGGCGGCCCTGCCGCAGGGCGTTCACCGGGTGCAGTCCCGCATCACCAATCCGGCCTTCGCAGCCGATCCCACCCAGCCGCAGTTCCTAGTCTCCTCGACGCTGACGTTCACGGTGGACACCACTGCGCCCGGCGTTTCCGTCACGGCGCCGTTCCCGTCAACACCGAGCTTGGACAACACGCCCACGCTTAGCTTCTCGGGTGAAGCCGGGGCAAGGTTCGAATGCCAGCTGCAGCCCAGCAACCCCATTTGGGATGCCACCTGCGCCTCACCCAGGACCTGGGATGCACAGGCCAACGGCACGTACGTCTTCAACGTTCGGGCCACGGATGCGGCCGGAAACGTCAGCGCCCTCGCAAGCCGCACTGTGCAGATCGGGCAGGGCACGGCGGCCGCCGCCACGCCCAAGCTTCAGGACTTCAATAGCGACGGCCGGGCGGACATCGTGTCCAGGGACACTGCCGGAAGGCTTTGGCTCTACCGGGGCAACGGAACCGGCGGCTTCCTCCCCAGGCTCCAGATCGGCAACGGCTGGGGCAGCATGACCGCCATGGTCAGCACCGGCGACTTCAATGGTGACCGCAAAGCGGACATCGTGGCCCGGGACTCCGCTGGTGCCCTCTGGCTCTACCGCGGCAACGGCGCAAGCGGCTTCACCGGACGCGTCCAGATCGGCAACGGCTGGACCGGGTTGAACAACATCGTCGCCCCCGGCGACTTCAACGGCGACCGCAAGCCCGACCTGGCAGCACGGGATGCCGCCGGAAACCTGTACCTTTACCTCGGCAATGGCACGGGCGGCTTCCTCGGACGGACCCAGATCGGCAACGGCTGGAACACGATGAATGCCATCGTGGCTACCGGTGACTTCAACAGCGACGGCAAGGCCGACCTGGCCGCCCGCGATACGGCCGGAAACCTCTGGCTCTACCGTGGCAACGGCTTCGGATCGTTCCTCGGCAGGGTCCAGATCGGATCCGGCTGGAACGGCCTGAGCGTTGCCGGGACGGGGGACTTCAACGGCGACCGTCGGGCTGACCTGACGGCCCGCGATGCTGCCGGAAACCTGATTCTCTACCGTGGCAACGGGGCGACCGGCTTCCTCGGCAAGGCCCAGATCGGCACGGGCTGGAACACCATGAACGCCATCATGTAG
- a CDS encoding TetR/AcrR family transcriptional regulator, whose protein sequence is MNLAVERKPLRADAARNVDKIINAARECFREYGPDVPLQTIAATAGVGPATLFRNFSDKEQLVLAALNRQLRLHVDPVIDVALAGPDAAEGLFHVIDAVMAAASENANLLGAVAGRRDLLTGITGSLIESVGVLLGRGQGQGTLRIDISLTDMVRLLAMLIGVVDTMEPGSDAWRRPAALVEDAIRSERPGRPLPPQVPLPSAQFE, encoded by the coding sequence ATGAACCTCGCAGTAGAGCGCAAACCCCTCCGTGCCGACGCTGCCCGCAACGTGGACAAGATCATCAACGCGGCCCGCGAGTGCTTCCGCGAGTACGGCCCGGACGTTCCGCTGCAGACCATCGCCGCCACTGCAGGAGTGGGACCGGCTACGCTCTTCCGTAATTTTTCGGACAAGGAACAACTGGTCCTGGCGGCGCTGAACCGCCAGCTCCGGCTCCACGTGGACCCCGTCATCGATGTTGCTCTGGCGGGCCCGGACGCGGCCGAAGGCCTCTTCCATGTCATTGACGCCGTCATGGCCGCCGCCAGCGAGAACGCCAACCTGCTGGGCGCCGTCGCCGGGCGGCGGGACCTGCTGACCGGTATCACCGGCAGCCTGATCGAATCCGTCGGCGTGCTCCTTGGCCGCGGGCAGGGGCAAGGGACGCTCCGCATCGACATCTCACTGACGGACATGGTGAGGCTGCTGGCCATGCTGATCGGCGTGGTCGACACCATGGAACCGGGATCCGATGCCTGGCGCCGCCCTGCCGCGCTGGTCGAAGACGCTATCCGTTCGGAACGGCCCGGCCGGCCGCTTCCGCCGCAGGTTCCGCTGCCCAGCGCCCAGTTCGAGTAG
- a CDS encoding DUF445 domain-containing protein has product MQVNSEPTTQPAAPPAGPQAPSSPAPPRSAVANRQLSAGDAEKAAALRKMKLLALSLLIAMAVVFVVAFALQKQYPWLEYVRAAAEGGMVGALADWFAVTALFKYPMGLKIPHTAIIPRRKDQIGASLGEFVETNFLSEQVVQEKLASLNISGRAGQWLSGPGGAERVAKEGAAVIRGAFKVLNDDDVQAVIEGMVRKHLLTPPWGPPVGRMAERLFAEGHHHKLVDLLLDRAADWMAANHETVNRLVTDRSPQWVPSFVDGLVGDKVYLELLKFTRAVQTDPQHQVRLSIDKYLTDLAQDLQHDPAMIARAEGIKAQVLGDPEVRELASRTWATIKDALLTAVDDPDSELTVKFKAAVRDFGARLVNDDELAGKVNAWIGDAAGYLVRTYRSDIAGVITDTVGRWDAEETSQKIELQVGKDLQFIRINGTVVGSLAGLAIFTVAHLTFG; this is encoded by the coding sequence ATGCAGGTGAACTCTGAGCCAACCACCCAGCCGGCAGCTCCTCCCGCAGGACCGCAGGCACCCTCCAGCCCGGCGCCGCCCCGTTCCGCCGTCGCGAATCGGCAGCTCAGCGCCGGCGACGCCGAGAAGGCCGCCGCCCTCCGGAAAATGAAGCTCCTCGCGCTTTCCTTGCTGATCGCCATGGCCGTGGTGTTTGTCGTCGCCTTCGCCCTGCAGAAGCAGTACCCCTGGCTGGAGTACGTCCGGGCCGCGGCCGAAGGCGGGATGGTGGGCGCCCTCGCCGACTGGTTCGCGGTGACGGCGCTGTTCAAGTACCCCATGGGCCTCAAAATCCCGCACACCGCCATCATTCCGCGCCGCAAGGACCAGATCGGGGCGTCGCTGGGAGAGTTCGTGGAGACCAACTTCCTCTCGGAGCAGGTGGTCCAGGAGAAACTGGCGAGCCTGAACATTTCCGGCAGGGCCGGCCAGTGGCTGTCCGGACCGGGCGGCGCCGAGCGGGTGGCCAAGGAAGGTGCAGCGGTCATCCGTGGCGCGTTCAAGGTCCTGAACGACGACGACGTCCAGGCGGTGATCGAGGGGATGGTCCGCAAGCATCTGCTCACCCCGCCGTGGGGACCGCCGGTGGGCAGGATGGCGGAGCGGCTCTTCGCCGAAGGGCACCACCACAAGCTCGTTGACCTGCTGTTGGACCGCGCCGCGGACTGGATGGCCGCCAACCATGAAACGGTTAACCGCCTGGTAACGGACCGCTCGCCGCAGTGGGTTCCCAGCTTCGTGGACGGCCTGGTGGGAGACAAGGTCTACCTCGAGCTGCTCAAGTTCACGCGCGCCGTCCAGACTGACCCGCAGCACCAGGTCCGCCTGTCCATCGACAAATACCTCACCGACCTGGCGCAGGACCTGCAGCACGATCCGGCCATGATCGCCCGTGCGGAAGGCATCAAGGCCCAGGTCCTCGGCGACCCGGAGGTCCGCGAACTGGCCTCCCGGACGTGGGCTACCATCAAGGACGCGCTGCTCACCGCCGTCGACGATCCGGACAGCGAGCTCACCGTGAAGTTCAAGGCGGCCGTCCGCGACTTCGGCGCGCGGCTGGTCAACGACGACGAACTGGCCGGCAAGGTCAACGCGTGGATCGGCGACGCCGCGGGCTACCTCGTGCGCACCTACCGGTCCGACATCGCCGGGGTGATCACCGATACCGTGGGGCGCTGGGATGCCGAGGAGACGTCGCAGAAGATCGAGCTCCAGGTGGGCAAGGACCTGCAGTTCATCCGGATCAACGGCACGGTGGTGGGGTCGCTGGCCGGGCTTGCGATCTTCACGGTTGCGCACCTGACCTTCGGCTAG
- a CDS encoding glycerophosphodiester phosphodiesterase family protein, translating to MTIEDSAPARPLVYAHRGASADFAEHTRAAYLRALADGADGVECDVQLTRDQHVVLLHDANLDRTSDGTGPVAERTIDELRLLDFSSWKGVHIPLAYGAQSEQFLTLPDLLDLLRNSGRDIGLAIELKHPSPYQLKLEDRVLEVLRRGGWDPLTSRLGNIRVTFMSFSPDSVRHLRKTVPGEFICQLLDDINVAEVREELGLGPITGGAVANVMKAAQLEGERILNDCEVGMAGPGIDYVRQHARTVQRWLASGRRFRVWTVDAENDVALCQGLGIHEITTNKPAQVLAQL from the coding sequence ATGACGATCGAGGACTCAGCCCCAGCCCGTCCCCTGGTCTATGCCCACCGCGGTGCCAGCGCAGACTTTGCGGAGCATACGCGGGCGGCTTATCTCCGGGCCCTGGCCGACGGGGCAGACGGCGTGGAATGTGATGTGCAGCTGACGCGCGACCAGCACGTCGTTCTGCTGCACGACGCCAACCTGGACCGCACCTCGGACGGCACCGGCCCGGTGGCCGAACGGACCATCGACGAACTGCGGCTGCTGGACTTCTCGTCGTGGAAGGGCGTCCATATCCCCTTGGCGTACGGCGCCCAGTCGGAGCAGTTCCTGACCCTCCCTGACTTGTTGGACCTGCTCCGGAATTCCGGGCGGGACATCGGGCTTGCCATCGAACTGAAGCATCCCAGCCCGTACCAGCTGAAACTCGAGGACAGGGTGCTGGAGGTCCTGCGCAGGGGAGGCTGGGATCCCTTGACGTCCCGGCTGGGCAACATCCGGGTCACTTTCATGAGCTTCAGCCCGGACTCGGTGCGGCATCTCCGCAAGACCGTACCTGGCGAATTCATCTGCCAGCTGCTGGACGACATCAACGTCGCCGAAGTCCGGGAAGAACTGGGCCTTGGGCCGATCACGGGCGGCGCGGTGGCCAACGTGATGAAGGCCGCCCAGCTGGAGGGCGAGCGGATCCTCAACGACTGCGAAGTGGGCATGGCCGGACCCGGTATCGACTATGTGCGCCAGCATGCCCGCACCGTTCAGCGCTGGCTGGCCTCGGGCCGCAGGTTCCGGGTGTGGACGGTGGACGCCGAGAACGACGTCGCCCTGTGCCAGGGGCTCGGCATTCACGAGATCACCACCAACAAACCTGCCCAGGTCCTGGCCCAGCTCTAG